Proteins from a single region of Aureibacter tunicatorum:
- a CDS encoding RNA polymerase sigma factor: MSENNANLSDEALYELVRHGNQLAYTSLYEKYWDELFKIAYHMTGSLHDAEDILHELFSELWLKRNQIMISKTFGVYVRTSLKYKVFRYFSQQGKSKLMVGEGELIEISSPDSTEVQLDFEELYDRIEVSVQNLPEKCREAFKLSRFEGKSVVEIAEIMKISPNTAQNHINKALKILRLDLHDYVSIATFFNALLIDYFHNITK, translated from the coding sequence ATGAGCGAAAACAATGCTAATCTTTCTGATGAGGCACTCTATGAATTGGTCAGGCATGGGAATCAGCTTGCCTATACCTCATTGTATGAAAAATATTGGGATGAATTATTTAAAATAGCTTATCATATGACAGGTTCTTTGCATGATGCGGAGGATATTCTTCATGAGCTGTTCAGTGAATTGTGGTTAAAAAGAAATCAGATAATGATATCCAAGACATTTGGAGTCTATGTGCGTACTTCATTGAAGTATAAAGTTTTTAGGTATTTTAGTCAACAAGGAAAAAGCAAGCTTATGGTCGGAGAAGGAGAGTTGATAGAAATAAGCTCTCCTGATTCGACAGAAGTTCAATTGGATTTCGAAGAATTGTATGATAGAATAGAAGTAAGCGTCCAAAATTTGCCTGAAAAATGCCGAGAAGCATTCAAGTTGAGCAGATTTGAAGGAAAAAGCGTCGTTGAGATCGCTGAAATAATGAAAATCTCTCCTAATACCGCTCAAAACCATATCAATAAAGCATTGAAAATTTTAAGGTTGGATTTGCATGACTACGTTTCAATTGCAACTTTTTTTAACGCCTTGTTAATTGATTATTTTCATAACATTACGAAGTAG